A region from the Triticum urartu cultivar G1812 chromosome 1, Tu2.1, whole genome shotgun sequence genome encodes:
- the LOC125516777 gene encoding protein PALE CRESS, chloroplastic-like produces MAAAAPALPTFLRPRPPPPFPSSTPPLHRRRPAPSRLHPARPAAPLSPVSAVEKTKGAAAAADEVQLEGMPSEFYDEEWQANQRERTKEWHAYRQKEEAEEEAKSSEYREIGMRMKAYPQEEVCKARVLVSSFIRAGEDVEKVIEKAAERGELTELVLMVIWNRLDVARRDDEKDAIRSLDLLYRRVETEILRSEATPAMRLLDELLNIHDGSDDDKWLKACRKHMIEVFPREDPFTMVFPPGFDMEKHDGQIKLPPQDDDVLLRVDFVREVDELLKEVEAEQEKSKLQTGYDPESVATMLKQQEKLRTICQVEALLELAATLKW; encoded by the exons ATGGCCGCCGCGGCGCCCGCGCTTCCCACCTTCCTCCGGCCGCGGCCGCCCCCGCCTTTCCCCTCCTCCACGCCGCCTCTCCACCGTCGCCGCCCCGCTCCGTCTCGTCTGCACCCTGCCCGGCCCGCCGCGCCCCTCTCCCCCGTCTCAG CTGTGGAGAAGACCAAGGGTGCCGCCGCGGCAGCCGACGAGGTCCAGCtggaggggatgccttccgagttCTACGATGAG GAGTGGCAAGCCAATCAGCGGGAGAGGACTAAGGAATGGCATGCATATCGTCAGAAAGAGGAAGCCGAGGAGGAAGCAAAATCAAGTGAATACCGAGAGATTGGGATGCGTATGAAAGCATACCCACAGGAAGAAGTTTGTAAAGCTAGGGTTTTAGTTTCAAGTTTCATAAgagctggtgaagatgttgagaAG GTAATTGAGaaggctgctgaaagaggagagCTTACCGAGCTTGTTCTCATGGTCATTTGGAATCGACTTGATGTTGCTCGGCGTGAT GATGAGAAAGATGCCATCAGAAGCCTTGATCTCTTGTACAGAAGGGTAGAG ACTGAGATTTTAAGAAGTGAAGCAACTCCCGCCATGAGATTACTTGATGAACTTCTGAATATTCATGATGGCTCTGACGATGACAAATGGCTCAAGGCATGTAGAAAGCACATGATTGAAGTTTTTCCAAGAGAGGACCCATTCACCATGGTCTTTCCTCCTGGGTTCGACATGGAAAAA CATGATGGGCAGATCAAGCTGCCTCCCCAGGACGATGACGTGCTTCTGAGAGTTGACTTTGTGAGGGAAGTCGATGAGTTGCTGAAAGAAGTTGAAGCTGAGCAAGAAAAGAGTAAGCTGCAAACTGGATACGACCCAGAGTCTGTTGCGACCATGTTGAAACAGCAAGAGAAGCTGCGGACTATATGTCAAGTGGAAGCTCTCTTGGAGTTGGCAGCCACCCTGAAATGGTGA